The proteins below come from a single Roseiflexus sp. RS-1 genomic window:
- a CDS encoding AAA family ATPase, with amino-acid sequence MSLRFIVLTGGPGGGKTTLVEELLRDPVWRSRVVALPEAISLTRGLGVSPAEPRFQRLMVALQMALENALRRALGDGPPRLVLCHRGSLDPLAYWLARGWAEEEFFVYTATTRQEHYARYDAVIHLVTAAEGALHAYRRYPAAHRPETPEEAVHLDGLLRRVWGGHPRDVLIDNAGRDWPAKSAAARQALEQCWQEAFE; translated from the coding sequence ATGAGCCTGCGCTTCATCGTTCTCACGGGCGGGCCAGGCGGCGGCAAAACCACGTTGGTCGAGGAACTGCTCCGCGACCCTGTCTGGCGCAGTCGGGTCGTCGCCCTGCCGGAGGCCATTTCGCTCACGCGGGGGCTGGGTGTCTCGCCCGCCGAGCCGCGCTTTCAGCGGCTGATGGTTGCCCTGCAAATGGCGCTGGAGAACGCCCTGCGCCGCGCCCTGGGCGATGGTCCGCCGCGCCTGGTACTGTGTCATCGCGGCAGTCTGGATCCGCTGGCCTACTGGCTGGCGCGCGGCTGGGCAGAAGAGGAGTTCTTTGTCTATACTGCCACCACCCGCCAGGAACACTACGCCCGCTACGATGCCGTCATCCATCTGGTCACCGCAGCGGAGGGCGCGCTGCACGCCTATCGGCGCTATCCCGCAGCGCATCGTCCCGAAACGCCCGAGGAGGCGGTGCATCTGGACGGTCTCCTGCGGCGCGTCTGGGGCGGGCATCCGCGCGATGTGTTGATTGACAATGCCGGGCGGGACTGGCCTGCCAAGTCCGCGGCGGCGCGGCAGGCGCTGGAGCAGTGCTGGCAGGAGGCGTTCGAGTGA